Proteins encoded by one window of Arachis hypogaea cultivar Tifrunner chromosome 1, arahy.Tifrunner.gnm2.J5K5, whole genome shotgun sequence:
- the LOC112771291 gene encoding protein MIS12 homolog — translation MLFLLSWTAQTIFFQWKIFESPIWRENGRQREAIFESLNPNPQLFLNEIRNTLDNVVDEAFDFFHQEASTKLNYEGSIQRSEDLKKGVDCVWKRIQSVLDNRLAIWEKYFLLHCFAVLQGLHMPNTVGKEFDEVSNHEIQILEKQSTVNAHYINERYNYMSKTISMCYFRVTQELLFIFIFIFGQASTKLYH, via the exons ATGCTATTTCTTTTGTCGTGGACCGCACAAACCATTTTTTTTCAATGGAAAATTTTCGAGAGTCCGATTTGGCGGGAAAATGGAAGGCAGAGAGAGGCCATCTTTGAATCGCTGAATCCGAATCCGCAGCTCTTTCTCAACGAAATTCGCAACACCCTCGACAATGTCGTCGACGAAGCCTTCGATTTCTTCCACCA AGAGGCATCGACTAAGTTGAACTATGAAGGCTCCATACAAAGATCTGAGGATCTGAAAAAG GGAGTTGATTGCGTTTGGAAGAGGATCCAATCTGTTCTGGACAATCGCTTAGCTATTtgggaaaaatattttcttcttcacTGTTTTGCTGTTCTCCAAGGCCTTCATATGCCAAACACT GTGGGAAAGGAATTTGATGAAGTCTCGAATCATGAAATTCAAATATTAGAAAAGCAGTCTACTGTCAATGCTCACTATATCAATGAGCGATACAATTATATGAGCAAAACAATTTCCATGTGTTATTTCAGGGTAACTCAAGAGCTTCTCTTCATCTTTATATTCATTTTTGGACAGGCAAGTACTAAACTTTACCATTAG
- the LOC140183839 gene encoding secreted RxLR effector protein 161-like, protein MQNISYALVVGRIMYAQVCTSLDIAFAVGMLGRYQSNSRIIHWSAAKKVLRYLKDIKDFMLTYRRIDNLKIVGYSDSDLARCVDSRKSASGYIFMIADGAVF, encoded by the coding sequence ATGCAGAATATTTCTTATGCTTTAGTCGTTGGAAGGATAATGTATGCTCAGGTTTGTACAAGTCTTGACATTGCTTTTGCTGTTGGCATGTTAGGAAGATATCAAAGTAATTCAAGAATTATCCATTGGAGTGCCGCAAAGAAGGTCTTAAGATATCTTAAAGACATCAAAGACTTCATGCTTACATATAGAAGAATTGACAATTTGAAAATTGTTGGATACTCAGATTCAGACTTGGCGAGATGTGTTGATTCTAGGAAATCAGCGTCAGGATACATCTTTATGATTGCTGATGGAGCAGTATTTTAG
- the LOC112709024 gene encoding protein STRICTOSIDINE SYNTHASE-LIKE 11, giving the protein MVMGILTSLILLFFMCFPSAAYLLNQLQLPNPLRGPESLAFDRNGGGPYVGSSDGRIFKYVATGPRNGSFVEYGYSSPTRNKTVCDGLTDFSDLQTTCGRPLGLGFNHQTNELYVADAYFGLVKIGPNGGPPTQLVDAVQGTPLRFTDALDVDPETGIVYFAQSSANFQIRNLTALINSRDSSGSLFRYDPSTNQTTELLRGLAFAAGVAVSSDGSFVLVTEFSGRRIQRFWLKGQRANTSDIFARIPGSPDNIKRNPRNQFWVAVNNPLGPPPPPLPPFMASGIRISDSGIPLQIVPLVDEYRTQAVSEVQEFNGTLYGGSLFASYAVVFTP; this is encoded by the exons ATGGTGATGGGTATCTTAACAAGTTTGATCCTCCTATTTTTCATGTGTTTCCCATCAGCAGCCTATTTACTCAACCAACTCCAGCTACCAAATCCGTTGAGAGGCCCCGAGTCCCTCGCATTTGATCGAAATGGCGGAGGGCCTTATGTTGGTTCTTCTGATGGAAGGATTTTTAAATATGTAGCTACCGGACCACGAAATGGTAGTTTTGTGGAATATGGTTACTCTTCGCCGACGAGGAACAAGACAGTATGTGATGGCCTTACTGACTTCTCAGACCTCCAAACAACCTGTGGGAGGCCTTTGGGGTTGGGTTTCAATCATCAGACAAACGAATTGTATGTTGCTGATGCCTATTTTGGTTTGGTCAAGATTGGTCCCAATGGAGGGCCTCCAACCCAGCTTGTTGATGCTGTACAAGGCACTCCTCTTCGCTTTACAGACGCCTTGGACGTCGACCCTGAAACTGGAATCGTTTATTTTGCACAGTCTAGTGCAAATTTTCAGATCAG AAATTTGACAGCATTGATAAACAGCAGAGATAGTTCTGGAAGCCTATTCAGATATGACCCAAGCACCAACCAAACCACGGAGTTGCTCCGTGGTCTTGCTTTTGCAGCCGGGGTGGCAGTAAGCAGTGATGGATCATTTGTCCTTGTTACTGAATTCTCGGGAAGAAGAATACAGCGATTCTGGCTCAAAGGACAAAGAGCAAACACATCGGATATATTTGCGCGAATTCCGGGAAGCCCAGATAACATCAAGAGGAACCCCAGGAACCAGTTTTGGGTGGCAGTTAACAATCCCTTAggaccacctccacctccactgCCTCCTTTTATGGCCTCAGGAATCAGAATCAGCGATTCCGGGATTCCTTTACAGATTGTGCCTCTTGTAGATGAATATCGTACACAAGCAGTCAGTGAAGTTCAAGAGTTTAATGGGACGCTCTATGGAGGATCCCTCTTTGCTTCCTATGCTGTCGTTTTTACACCCTAA